The following coding sequences lie in one Kitasatospora azatica KCTC 9699 genomic window:
- a CDS encoding DinB family protein gives MSETLTTTAPAVTGERADLLVALAKQRHFLRFTTRDLTDEQAGQRTTASELCLGGLIKHVTSVERLWANFIVDGPSAMPDFSAFTEADYARRADEFRMLPGETLAGVLADYETVARRTDELVTALPDLNATQPLPKAPWFEPDAEWSARRVLLHIATETAQHAGHADIIRESLDGAKSMG, from the coding sequence ATGAGCGAGACCCTGACCACCACTGCCCCGGCCGTGACCGGCGAGCGCGCCGACCTCCTGGTCGCACTGGCCAAGCAGCGGCACTTCCTGCGCTTCACCACCCGTGACCTCACCGACGAGCAGGCCGGGCAGCGGACCACGGCCAGTGAGCTCTGCCTGGGCGGCCTGATCAAGCACGTCACCTCGGTCGAGCGGCTCTGGGCGAACTTCATCGTTGACGGACCGTCGGCGATGCCCGACTTCTCCGCCTTCACCGAGGCCGACTACGCCCGCCGCGCCGACGAGTTCCGCATGCTGCCCGGCGAGACCCTCGCCGGTGTGCTGGCCGACTACGAGACGGTGGCCCGGCGCACCGACGAGCTGGTCACCGCCCTGCCCGACCTGAACGCCACCCAGCCGCTCCCCAAGGCCCCCTGGTTCGAGCCCGATGCCGAGTGGTCGGCCCGCCGGGTCCTGCTGCACATCGCCACCGAGACCGCCCAGCACGCCGGCCACGCCGACATCATCCGCGAGTCCCTGGACGGCGCGAAGAGCATGGGCTGA
- a CDS encoding DUF4231 domain-containing protein produces the protein MELDVAEERRGLYAARLSLPLEIHRFSYRDSTPGYIEDVRLSSKRYRRVHNWFQAIVIIGSLGTTSLAGLESYYPQLKWGTIVLSFSVGVSAGFTGYFKFRERSFYLQQTADSIEQELSSVQLRIGPYGQANDEEAMRVFAERVESLKDEQRKREQQLDQPSQGRDGASP, from the coding sequence TTGGAACTCGACGTCGCCGAGGAGAGGCGCGGGCTCTACGCCGCAAGGCTCAGCTTGCCGCTGGAGATACACCGTTTCTCGTACCGGGATTCGACACCCGGTTACATCGAGGACGTCCGCCTCAGCAGCAAGCGGTACCGGCGGGTGCACAACTGGTTCCAGGCGATCGTCATCATCGGCTCGCTCGGGACCACGAGCCTCGCCGGTCTGGAGAGTTACTACCCGCAGCTCAAGTGGGGCACGATCGTGCTGAGTTTCAGCGTGGGGGTGTCGGCGGGTTTCACCGGATACTTCAAGTTCCGTGAGCGGAGCTTCTACCTGCAGCAGACCGCCGACTCCATCGAGCAGGAGCTCAGTTCCGTCCAGCTGCGGATCGGGCCGTACGGCCAGGCGAACGACGAGGAGGCCATGCGCGTGTTCGCGGAGCGGGTCGAGAGCCTGAAGGACGAGCAGCGCAAGCGCGAGCAGCAACTCGACCAGCCGAGTCAGGGGCGCGACGGCGCGAGCCCCTGA
- a CDS encoding helix-turn-helix transcriptional regulator: protein MANTSTRTLRLLSLLQTHRYWPGEELAERLGVSPRTLRRDIDRLRELGYPVEAQRGVDGGYQLAAGAALPPLVIDDEEAVALVVGLQAAAEGAVEGIAEASVRVLAKVVQVMPTRLRRRAEALRAVTVPADWGEAAGAAASGIDPEALTVAALACRDSERLRFSYTTADGRHAEREVEPHRLVCLGRRWYLVAYDLARHDWRSFRLDRLAAPQGGGARFRPRELPGGDAAEFVRAGLIGAPRPYQVEVVVDGPAAAVRERIGRWATVEEVDPEHCRVRMTSDSLDWPTMALGAIGVDFRVLEPPELVEQLREWSARFGRAAEEVPGRASVGRRTPARGREVGAVDWEKPMPLNETE from the coding sequence ATGGCGAACACCAGCACCCGCACCCTGCGACTGCTCTCCCTGCTCCAGACCCACCGGTACTGGCCGGGCGAGGAGCTGGCCGAGCGCCTGGGCGTCTCGCCCCGGACCCTGCGCCGCGACATCGACCGGCTGCGCGAGCTGGGCTATCCGGTGGAGGCGCAGCGCGGCGTGGACGGCGGCTACCAGCTCGCCGCCGGCGCGGCGCTGCCGCCGTTGGTGATCGACGACGAGGAGGCGGTGGCGCTGGTCGTGGGGCTGCAGGCCGCTGCCGAGGGGGCGGTGGAGGGCATCGCCGAGGCGTCGGTGCGGGTGCTGGCCAAGGTGGTGCAGGTGATGCCGACCCGGCTGCGGCGCAGGGCCGAGGCGCTGCGGGCGGTGACCGTGCCCGCGGACTGGGGCGAGGCGGCCGGCGCGGCCGCCTCCGGCATCGATCCGGAGGCGCTCACCGTGGCGGCGCTCGCCTGCCGGGACAGCGAGCGGCTCCGCTTCTCGTACACCACGGCCGACGGCCGGCACGCCGAGCGGGAGGTCGAGCCGCACCGGCTGGTCTGCCTCGGGCGCCGCTGGTACCTCGTCGCCTACGACCTCGCCAGGCACGACTGGCGCAGCTTCCGACTCGATCGCCTTGCCGCGCCGCAGGGCGGCGGCGCACGCTTCCGACCTCGGGAGTTGCCCGGGGGTGACGCCGCCGAGTTCGTCCGGGCCGGCCTGATCGGCGCGCCCCGCCCGTACCAGGTCGAGGTCGTGGTGGACGGCCCGGCCGCGGCGGTGCGCGAGCGGATCGGCCGCTGGGCCACGGTGGAGGAGGTCGACCCCGAGCACTGCCGGGTGCGGATGACCAGCGACTCCCTGGACTGGCCGACCATGGCGCTCGGCGCGATCGGGGTCGACTTCCGGGTCCTGGAGCCGCCCGAGCTGGTCGAGCAACTGCGGGAATGGAGTGCCCGGTTCGGCCGGGCAGCCGAGGAAGTCCCAGGACGGGCCTCCGTCGGACGGCGTACGCCAGCGCGCGGGCGGGAGGTCGGGGCGGTCGACTGGGAGAAGCCAATGCCCCTCAACGAGACGGAGTGA
- a CDS encoding NUDIX hydrolase, producing MTDTQLPTRDAAVIAARDSNGLVALLAAPFPHHGGEYLFLPGGRQEGDETPEECARRELREEAGITAETWRPLGSYAIVPGSTARLHLYEARDLTIGPQELAPGEEGFKLMWWPMQDALAAVEDGRFLLQGGPLALLLADRHPGAGGGRVAGRGLP from the coding sequence ATGACCGACACCCAGCTGCCCACCCGGGACGCGGCCGTCATCGCCGCTCGCGATTCCAACGGCCTGGTCGCCCTGCTGGCCGCGCCGTTCCCCCACCACGGTGGCGAGTACCTGTTCCTCCCCGGAGGGCGCCAGGAAGGCGACGAGACCCCGGAAGAGTGCGCGCGGCGCGAACTGCGCGAGGAGGCCGGGATCACTGCCGAGACGTGGCGTCCTCTGGGCTCCTACGCCATCGTTCCCGGCTCGACGGCACGCCTGCACCTCTACGAGGCCCGCGACCTGACCATCGGCCCGCAGGAACTCGCACCCGGTGAGGAGGGCTTCAAGCTGATGTGGTGGCCTATGCAGGACGCACTCGCCGCTGTTGAGGACGGGCGGTTCCTCCTCCAGGGCGGACCGCTGGCCCTCCTGCTTGCCGACCGGCACCCGGGTGCTGGGGGTGGACGCGTAGCGGGCCGCGGGCTGCCTTAG
- a CDS encoding GNAT family N-acetyltransferase has product MLIREADTEDWPAIWPFFHKIVAAGETFTYPVDLSEDQGRDWWLLSAPNRTVVAVDDAGTVLGTAKMNNNHMGNGSHIASASYMVDPAHSGRGVGRALCEYTVEWARAAGFRAMQFNAVVETNVHAVKLYRSLGFEVLGTLPEGFRHPTKGYVGLHIMHRPL; this is encoded by the coding sequence ATGCTGATCAGGGAAGCCGACACCGAGGACTGGCCCGCCATCTGGCCGTTCTTCCACAAGATCGTCGCTGCGGGCGAGACCTTCACCTATCCCGTCGATCTCAGCGAGGACCAGGGACGGGACTGGTGGCTGCTGTCGGCCCCGAACCGTACGGTCGTCGCCGTCGACGATGCCGGCACGGTCCTGGGCACGGCGAAGATGAACAACAACCACATGGGCAACGGCTCGCACATCGCCAGCGCCAGCTACATGGTCGACCCGGCGCACTCCGGGCGGGGCGTGGGTCGGGCGCTGTGCGAGTACACCGTCGAGTGGGCGCGCGCGGCCGGCTTCCGGGCGATGCAGTTCAACGCGGTCGTCGAGACCAACGTGCATGCGGTGAAGCTGTACCGCTCGCTGGGCTTCGAGGTGCTGGGCACGCTGCCGGAGGGGTTCCGGCACCCGACGAAGGGCTATGTCGGGCTGCACATCATGCACCGCCCGCTCTGA